One region of Pseudoalteromonas luteoviolacea genomic DNA includes:
- a CDS encoding TonB-dependent receptor: MKRICHLFLPLLLLCIPLSYSKAGQEAQNEPLNQTSSKALEDDLSRIEIRAFHDSVVKSLNIKRFSDQVSDSISAQEIGKFPDKNVAEALQRITGISLSRVQGEGERIGVRGTTPEQNRTYLNGQYLASADWWISSLPSRGFNFTLLPADIVSSLEVYKTPKANQDEGSLGGAINIKTLDPFFSDPGVLAITSQMQYNDLSQKYDPQLSAVYSWINEQRDFALLFTVNHHSRSLRRDGLESWGWHERNYNLDDAGQLISNTQVNQPSDFQNIWSPGGGGSAVFQQDRALSSFTTSATYHIDEQWTLRSHLLHSQLNADNSNQNFLWQPGKALDAGSSISNFQIMDNTLTYASLTPAQSQPFSTSMEAIWRKAQIQTQSIHLDLLYTGPWWQAQYQVGYTHGSGGTSEDNTAQFAANTHYSFDTREYKNIKTQYDISPLDPQKWFISEARSDSQDGNDTGYFLQKDFSRDLSFQHLHTLKFGGKYKRHKRDFIRMRSQNGGIHGLAGQLNTTLADYPNEFINGYLEGIGNSDTLKAYSFADINALSRDFSTLDFVQTEEKTSRFTIEEETLAGYAMVEFAGESYKANLGLRVVSTWQKAGAYERTASSPSDTYNWQSTSKHYTDILPSLNIQFDLTEHLISRFAVARVMSRAQFHHLMPSTNYNVTQAQGQGGNPELNPYRATQFDFGLEWYFTDSALASIAIFNKDVESFIEFNRALELHEGILMSIDRPINGAGGVIRGVELSYQQAIAYGFGVIANYTFVDGDRNTQLSGNYDWVPGTSKHSTNLTAYYENSLVSLRLAYNYRTQFATGIGETKMDDYGQLDGSVTVSINDDLDLIFEFLNLNNEIIYTFDRNEYAPTAIYQNGRRFYLGARYRFSAN; this comes from the coding sequence ATGAAACGTATTTGTCATTTGTTTCTTCCGCTTTTGCTTTTATGTATACCCCTTTCTTACAGCAAAGCTGGTCAAGAAGCCCAAAATGAACCACTCAATCAAACATCTTCAAAAGCATTGGAAGACGACCTCTCTCGGATAGAAATTCGCGCCTTTCATGACAGCGTTGTCAAGTCACTGAATATAAAACGCTTTAGTGACCAAGTTTCAGATAGCATCAGTGCTCAAGAGATTGGTAAGTTCCCAGACAAAAACGTCGCAGAGGCCTTGCAAAGGATCACCGGTATTTCACTCTCAAGAGTACAAGGAGAAGGGGAACGGATCGGTGTCAGAGGCACAACGCCAGAACAAAACCGCACCTACCTCAATGGTCAATATTTGGCTTCGGCTGATTGGTGGATCTCTTCGTTACCAAGTCGCGGATTCAATTTCACGCTATTACCAGCAGACATCGTCTCGAGTTTAGAGGTTTATAAAACCCCTAAAGCCAATCAAGATGAAGGCTCTCTCGGTGGCGCTATCAATATTAAAACGTTAGACCCCTTCTTTTCAGACCCCGGCGTTTTAGCAATTACGTCCCAAATGCAATACAACGACCTCTCACAAAAATATGATCCTCAACTGTCCGCTGTTTATAGTTGGATTAATGAGCAACGTGATTTTGCGTTACTCTTTACCGTAAATCATCACAGCAGAAGCTTGCGCAGAGACGGACTTGAATCTTGGGGTTGGCATGAACGAAATTACAATCTTGATGACGCTGGCCAGTTAATATCAAATACTCAAGTGAATCAACCGAGTGACTTTCAAAATATATGGTCACCAGGTGGCGGAGGCTCGGCAGTTTTCCAACAAGATAGAGCACTCAGTAGTTTTACCACCAGTGCAACCTATCACATTGATGAGCAGTGGACTTTGAGAAGCCACCTTCTGCACTCTCAACTCAATGCCGATAATTCAAACCAGAACTTTTTATGGCAGCCGGGGAAGGCATTAGATGCAGGTAGCTCAATAAGTAATTTTCAAATCATGGATAACACACTTACTTATGCCTCGCTTACCCCAGCGCAAAGTCAACCATTCAGTACCAGCATGGAAGCAATTTGGCGAAAAGCGCAAATACAAACCCAGAGTATCCACCTCGATTTACTCTATACCGGCCCGTGGTGGCAGGCTCAATATCAAGTGGGATATACACATGGTAGTGGGGGTACAAGTGAGGATAACACAGCGCAATTTGCCGCTAATACTCATTACAGCTTTGATACCAGAGAATATAAAAATATTAAAACTCAGTATGATATTTCACCGCTAGATCCACAAAAGTGGTTTATCAGTGAAGCGCGCAGTGATAGTCAAGACGGTAACGATACCGGCTACTTTTTACAAAAAGACTTTTCTAGAGATCTCTCATTCCAACACCTTCATACCTTAAAATTTGGCGGAAAATACAAACGCCATAAGCGTGATTTTATTCGCATGCGCTCACAAAATGGTGGCATTCATGGCTTAGCAGGCCAACTCAATACCACATTAGCCGATTACCCAAATGAGTTCATTAATGGTTATTTAGAAGGCATAGGAAATAGTGATACACTGAAAGCATATAGCTTTGCTGATATCAACGCATTGTCACGTGACTTCTCAACTTTAGACTTTGTTCAAACTGAAGAAAAAACCAGTCGTTTCACAATCGAAGAAGAAACCCTTGCAGGTTATGCCATGGTTGAGTTTGCTGGCGAAAGCTACAAGGCAAATTTGGGGTTAAGAGTTGTCTCTACGTGGCAAAAAGCAGGGGCGTATGAGCGCACTGCGTCTTCACCATCGGACACCTATAACTGGCAATCTACATCCAAACATTACACCGATATATTACCCAGCCTCAATATTCAATTTGATTTAACCGAACATCTTATTTCAAGGTTTGCAGTTGCACGTGTCATGTCTAGGGCGCAATTTCATCACTTGATGCCCTCCACTAACTACAATGTAACTCAAGCGCAGGGCCAAGGTGGTAATCCAGAGCTCAATCCTTACAGGGCAACTCAATTTGATTTTGGTTTAGAATGGTATTTTACTGACTCAGCATTAGCATCAATTGCGATATTCAATAAAGATGTAGAATCTTTTATTGAGTTCAATCGAGCTCTTGAATTACATGAAGGGATTTTAATGTCCATTGATAGACCGATAAATGGTGCAGGAGGTGTGATCAGAGGGGTTGAACTCAGTTATCAGCAAGCAATCGCATATGGTTTTGGCGTCATTGCTAATTACACTTTTGTTGACGGAGACCGTAATACCCAATTAAGCGGCAATTATGACTGGGTGCCTGGGACTTCTAAACACAGTACAAACCTCACAGCCTATTATGAAAATAGCTTAGTCAGCCTTCGCCTTGCCTATAACTACAGAACACAATTTGCCACAGGTATTGGCGAAACAAAAATGGATGATTATGGACAGCTTGACGGCAGTGTCACAGTCTCAATAAACGATGACTTAGATCTTATTTTTGAATTCTTAAACCTAAACAATGAGATCATATATACATTCGATCGCAATGAATACGCCCCAACGGCTATTTACCAGAATGGTCGCCGCTTCTATTTAGGGGCAAGATACCGCTTTTCAGCTAACTAA
- a CDS encoding TetR/AcrR family transcriptional regulator, with the protein MGRNKAFNRDQAVDSVMHLIWSQGYQNCSVKAVSEMLGITRSSFYHSFGSMESLFIEVLKRYYIHSPFCAFDQINEQSDILKEICTVFQNICVARVTDKEAKGCLMINSIIELVGSNDILSPPLSSSVDAVLTRFKRLLNAAKMQGKFNDNDIDQKALALLNLLIGINVSGKFIKDYEQLWSSTQLSLHSLGVYDTDYNMA; encoded by the coding sequence GTGGGCAGAAATAAGGCATTTAACCGTGACCAAGCAGTTGATTCGGTCATGCATTTAATCTGGAGTCAGGGATATCAAAACTGCTCTGTAAAAGCAGTATCAGAAATGTTAGGTATTACTCGCTCTAGCTTTTATCATTCTTTCGGGTCTATGGAATCCCTCTTTATAGAAGTGCTCAAACGCTACTATATCCACTCTCCTTTTTGCGCATTTGACCAAATTAATGAACAAAGTGATATCTTGAAAGAAATTTGTACTGTCTTTCAAAATATCTGCGTTGCTAGAGTGACGGACAAAGAAGCAAAAGGTTGCTTGATGATCAACAGTATTATTGAGCTCGTTGGCAGCAATGACATACTTTCCCCTCCTCTATCAAGTAGCGTAGATGCTGTTCTAACACGGTTCAAACGTCTGCTAAATGCGGCAAAAATGCAGGGAAAGTTCAATGATAATGACATAGATCAAAAGGCACTTGCGCTTCTAAATTTGCTTATTGGGATCAACGTATCTGGCAAGTTTATAAAAGACTATGAGCAGCTTTGGTCCTCTACTCAACTCTCGCTGCATAGCCTTGGGGTATATGATACCGATTACAATATGGCTTAG
- a CDS encoding winged helix-turn-helix domain-containing protein has translation MQFERFLLNDVLIDTQKMSVKVDGIWRPLEHKQLALIRLLIDKSPEPVSRDEIINQLWPNLVVSDNSVSQLVAQIRKTLNDTSKEPSFIKTVPRLGYQCIAIVANAPTLTERAYSPQKNIPINWLILGTFIGFIITFLALFDFNSFKSTPEIKYISRITSSPGAEAYLSFSPNGRFLAYSQIVTGQSQYDLVVHDLQTNSSHTIKSSGYSEQAPSWSEDGEWLLYYRYSPFSCEIRGLSVHNAIELWRLNRDISLLECDGAQVPQKIILNKAGQLFVNEVTQGKKEIVKYNINMEDINNFSLSEKETIVQAEDYRIRGKRIIYKQDMQWQQGIIGKDGEITNTGQVEVEDEPYFGIVDGSWLSAGSELKLHSPGQETSTLYKPYGEISEIAINGQTGLIAHTEGSAEVNLYEFSIASNTFTAVSSNSRIDTQATISGDGMQVAYVSTTSHVDPQITHVEVWLKHRFKSSPSLLTSLLKKDKPKLLIFSPNGEYLAMLSESNTLFIINTFSKIPRSVIKENQTLQNIYWSNDGKSLYFKTIEEKRSQFWKHDIASASNTLLPELEQPYTPLINKNESFDSYIDDIGMYLYEVLQGEVPLHHLSYSLDLYRPAIYKDGIYYVVRQGHQLSLFNYNIKEQSNEFVSDIGLYLYDVNVELGLSATSDGEYIIINRIENLEMDIVLHEFLTD, from the coding sequence ATGCAGTTTGAACGCTTTCTGTTAAATGATGTTTTGATAGATACCCAAAAAATGAGTGTCAAAGTTGACGGAATATGGCGGCCACTTGAACACAAACAACTTGCATTGATTAGGCTATTAATTGATAAATCTCCAGAGCCTGTCAGCAGAGATGAGATAATCAATCAATTATGGCCCAATCTCGTGGTCAGTGATAACTCTGTCAGCCAACTCGTGGCACAAATTAGGAAAACGCTCAACGATACGTCAAAAGAACCAAGCTTTATAAAAACGGTGCCTCGGCTTGGTTATCAGTGTATTGCTATTGTTGCGAATGCACCAACTCTCACTGAGAGAGCATATTCACCGCAAAAGAATATACCAATTAACTGGCTTATTTTAGGGACATTCATTGGCTTTATAATTACCTTTCTCGCCTTATTTGATTTTAATAGCTTTAAATCAACGCCAGAAATTAAATATATCTCTAGAATCACTTCCTCTCCTGGAGCTGAAGCTTATTTAAGTTTCTCTCCTAATGGCCGTTTTTTGGCTTACAGTCAAATTGTAACAGGTCAAAGTCAATATGATTTAGTTGTACACGACCTTCAAACAAACTCTTCTCATACAATTAAGTCATCAGGATATAGTGAGCAAGCACCGAGTTGGTCTGAAGATGGGGAGTGGCTATTATATTATCGATATAGCCCCTTTAGTTGTGAAATAAGAGGCTTGTCGGTTCATAATGCTATCGAGTTGTGGCGGTTAAATCGGGATATTTCATTATTAGAATGTGATGGCGCACAGGTTCCTCAAAAAATTATTTTAAATAAAGCTGGCCAACTTTTTGTGAATGAAGTGACCCAAGGGAAAAAGGAAATAGTGAAATATAATATCAATATGGAGGATATTAATAATTTCTCGTTATCAGAAAAAGAGACTATTGTTCAAGCTGAGGATTATCGTATACGTGGCAAACGAATTATCTACAAGCAAGATATGCAATGGCAACAAGGGATCATTGGCAAAGATGGTGAGATTACGAATACTGGGCAAGTTGAGGTAGAGGATGAGCCTTACTTTGGTATAGTCGACGGAAGTTGGTTGAGTGCAGGCAGTGAATTAAAGTTACATTCACCGGGTCAGGAGACCAGCACCTTGTATAAGCCTTATGGCGAAATATCTGAAATTGCGATTAACGGTCAAACTGGCTTGATAGCCCATACAGAAGGCAGTGCTGAAGTTAATCTGTATGAGTTTTCTATCGCATCTAATACGTTTACGGCGGTTTCTTCAAACTCAAGAATTGATACACAGGCTACTATTTCCGGTGATGGTATGCAGGTAGCATATGTATCAACGACATCTCATGTAGATCCTCAAATAACACATGTCGAAGTATGGCTAAAACACCGTTTTAAATCGAGTCCGAGTCTTTTAACGAGCTTACTGAAAAAGGATAAGCCTAAGTTGCTGATTTTTTCTCCTAACGGAGAATACTTAGCTATGCTAAGCGAGTCAAATACACTATTTATAATCAATACCTTTTCAAAGATCCCTCGTTCGGTGATTAAAGAAAATCAAACTCTGCAGAATATATATTGGTCAAATGATGGGAAGTCATTATATTTTAAAACCATTGAAGAGAAACGTTCACAGTTTTGGAAACATGATATCGCTAGCGCAAGTAATACGCTGCTCCCTGAGTTAGAACAACCTTATACACCTCTAATTAATAAAAATGAAAGCTTTGACTCATATATAGATGATATTGGTATGTACTTATACGAAGTACTACAGGGTGAAGTGCCGCTTCACCATCTTTCTTATTCTTTGGATTTATATCGCCCTGCAATATACAAGGATGGTATTTATTATGTGGTGAGGCAAGGGCATCAATTATCACTGTTTAATTACAATATAAAAGAGCAATCGAACGAGTTTGTTTCTGATATTGGACTTTATTTATATGATGTCAATGTCGAGTTGGGTTTGAGTGCAACGAGTGATGGTGAGTATATTATAATAAATCGAATAGAGAATTTGGAAATGGATATTGTCCTTCATGAATTTTTAACTGATTAG
- a CDS encoding toll/interleukin-1 receptor domain-containing protein: protein MNTSVFLSHNHKDKKFVRRLARDIECHGIRVWLDEAEMNIGDSLVQKIREGIDNVDYFAVVLSNNSINAPWVKNELDVAINYQIAGRLKVLPIILENVELPSFLIGKLYSNFSDPSEYTNELEKVIKSMGVAFNKNVVTPQTSSNLGSSLDSAIMLGLPIMSAPFHRPYQYLGMQVDEVEKLVDVKANEARNIIVENDLCKMVLWGEGNFISFVEIELLQTAPHSQEQEFDSEALLGALSIGVHELDLARKKTHFHTYYDHKKKMKVTASCLFDGAPLSVSFGTKYYNM from the coding sequence ATGAATACCAGTGTTTTCTTAAGTCATAATCATAAAGATAAAAAGTTTGTCAGACGGCTTGCGCGAGATATCGAATGTCATGGTATTAGAGTTTGGCTCGATGAAGCAGAAATGAATATAGGTGATTCATTAGTTCAAAAGATTAGAGAAGGGATCGATAACGTAGATTACTTTGCTGTGGTTTTATCTAACAACTCTATTAATGCTCCCTGGGTCAAAAATGAACTTGATGTCGCCATAAATTATCAAATAGCAGGGAGATTAAAGGTTCTGCCAATTATCTTAGAAAATGTTGAGTTACCAAGCTTCTTGATAGGGAAACTATACAGTAATTTTTCGGACCCTTCTGAATATACAAATGAGTTGGAGAAGGTCATCAAAAGTATGGGAGTTGCATTCAATAAGAATGTAGTAACCCCTCAGACATCTTCAAATTTAGGTAGCTCTCTCGATTCAGCTATAATGCTTGGCCTACCAATTATGTCTGCTCCGTTTCATAGACCATACCAATACCTTGGCATGCAGGTGGATGAAGTTGAAAAACTCGTAGATGTTAAAGCTAATGAAGCAAGAAATATCATAGTTGAAAATGACTTATGCAAAATGGTTCTGTGGGGGGAAGGTAATTTTATCAGTTTTGTTGAGATTGAATTATTACAAACAGCTCCACACTCTCAAGAACAAGAGTTTGACAGTGAAGCATTATTAGGTGCACTGAGTATTGGGGTGCATGAATTGGATCTCGCTAGAAAAAAAACACACTTCCACACATATTATGACCATAAAAAGAAGATGAAAGTAACTGCAAGTTGTTTATTTGATGGTGCTCCGTTATCTGTTAGTTTTGGTACCAAGTACTACAACATGTAA
- a CDS encoding haloalkane dehalogenase, producing the protein MVKWFFVVLLMYLSCTNVLQAYEASYKLPSPVIDETLQIDRKIVDVKRSFMSYLELGEGKAVVFVHGNPTSSYLWRNVMPYVAKSHRAVAVDLIGMGHSGKPDIEYNFKQQFRYFSRFIDELELDDIILVGHDWGAAIAWHYARKNPERVTALAFMEGALPPLMPAESFDALGPNMGPFFEAINDPVVGHQLVVEQNILIEQMLPSLVNRTLGEDAMSEYRAPYVDKLARKPLLAWPRQIPIAGSPRHTHRVMKGIERFMSKTDMPVLLLYASPGSITPNALIPWYVERIENIETAYVGIGLHYIQEDQPKSIGLALADWLRRLD; encoded by the coding sequence ATGGTAAAGTGGTTTTTTGTCGTGTTATTAATGTATTTAAGTTGTACAAATGTACTTCAAGCATATGAAGCTAGTTATAAGTTACCTAGCCCTGTCATTGATGAAACATTGCAGATTGATCGCAAAATTGTAGATGTAAAGCGCTCTTTTATGTCTTATTTAGAGCTAGGTGAAGGTAAAGCTGTGGTTTTTGTGCATGGCAATCCGACTTCGTCATACTTGTGGCGTAATGTGATGCCCTATGTTGCAAAGTCTCACCGAGCGGTTGCAGTAGATCTAATTGGTATGGGGCATTCAGGTAAACCAGACATAGAGTATAATTTTAAACAGCAATTTCGTTACTTTAGTCGCTTTATTGATGAGTTAGAACTTGATGACATTATTTTAGTTGGACATGACTGGGGCGCGGCAATTGCTTGGCATTATGCTCGTAAAAATCCAGAACGGGTGACTGCATTGGCATTTATGGAAGGGGCCTTGCCACCGCTCATGCCTGCTGAAAGTTTTGACGCGTTAGGGCCAAATATGGGGCCTTTTTTTGAAGCGATTAATGATCCTGTAGTAGGTCATCAATTGGTTGTTGAACAAAATATCCTAATTGAGCAAATGCTGCCGTCTTTAGTAAATAGAACACTGGGTGAAGATGCAATGTCAGAGTATCGCGCCCCATATGTTGATAAATTGGCCAGAAAACCTTTACTTGCATGGCCTAGACAAATACCTATAGCAGGTTCGCCACGTCATACTCACAGAGTCATGAAAGGGATAGAACGATTTATGTCAAAAACGGATATGCCAGTTTTATTACTTTATGCGTCTCCTGGTTCTATTACACCTAACGCATTGATCCCTTGGTATGTCGAGCGAATTGAAAATATTGAAACCGCTTATGTAGGAATTGGTTTGCACTATATTCAAGAAGATCAGCCCAAGAGTATTGGCCTTGCTCTTGCCGATTGGTTAAGAAGGCTTGATTAG
- a CDS encoding S9 family peptidase, producing the protein MKLIKSAIALAVGLVSTSSIASTQSNVITLEDIPKIQKVVSAQVSPDGESVAFTRSVPRELYIDANGKNFTELHLVDDEGIERPFITGQVNIHSIAWADDGQFIYFLTKKKTDKFTSLYRIAVNGGEAQKVFSLKDTAISKYRLSPDGKQVAILAMSPKDRSEKELKKLGFMAEVYELGLKNKQLHIVDLQQSEKALTPKVIAVQGYVSDINWADDASKLLVKTQPTALIDDQYMKSQWHVMNAKTQQIITSFKTEGKLGEAEFSHDGKYIAILGAEDKHDPAKGRLFLANAETGKIEEWIPNFMGHIGDFEWSNRKNTLNFVGHVGAESFVGQIKVGSNKYKKVVKDGKLIAGKLSISDSDKTIALTANTSKHPNEVYMLRSKRTTRLSNSNDWLDNKRFAKQEALTFKARDGVEIGGVLIYPLDYQAGKRYPLIMSVHGGPESHDKNGWLTSYSDPGQMGAARGYAIFYPNYRGSTGKGVDYSKLGQGDYAGKEFDDLVDMKKYLVDLGLVDTKKVGITGGSYGGYASAWGATKLTEHFAASVMFVGVTNQLSKFGTTDISNEMFLVHARSYPWQKWQWYLERSPIYWAGQSKTPLLIMHGKDDPRVHPAQSMELYRYMKVQGKDVRLIYYPGEGHGNRKVAAQYDYSIRLMRWMDNYLIHGNKDMPDYKIDHAARLKAAKEANK; encoded by the coding sequence ATGAAATTGATTAAATCTGCAATTGCACTGGCAGTTGGCTTGGTAAGTACAAGCTCTATTGCAAGCACACAATCAAATGTAATCACCTTAGAAGACATCCCTAAAATTCAAAAAGTCGTCAGCGCGCAAGTCAGCCCTGACGGTGAGTCTGTTGCTTTTACGCGCTCTGTTCCAAGAGAATTATATATAGATGCAAACGGCAAAAACTTTACTGAACTCCACTTAGTAGATGACGAAGGTATTGAGCGCCCATTTATTACCGGTCAGGTCAACATTCATAGCATCGCTTGGGCTGATGATGGTCAATTTATTTATTTCTTAACTAAGAAAAAGACTGACAAGTTCACATCGCTTTACCGTATTGCCGTAAACGGTGGTGAAGCACAAAAAGTATTTTCTTTAAAAGATACTGCTATTTCTAAGTACCGACTCAGCCCTGACGGCAAGCAGGTTGCTATTTTGGCCATGTCCCCCAAAGACCGCTCTGAAAAAGAGCTCAAAAAGCTGGGCTTCATGGCTGAGGTATACGAATTAGGCCTCAAAAACAAACAGCTACATATCGTTGACCTCCAACAAAGTGAAAAAGCACTTACGCCTAAAGTAATTGCTGTACAAGGTTACGTTAGTGACATTAATTGGGCTGATGATGCAAGTAAACTACTTGTCAAAACTCAGCCTACCGCTTTGATAGACGACCAATATATGAAGTCGCAATGGCATGTTATGAATGCCAAAACCCAGCAAATCATCACCTCTTTTAAAACTGAAGGTAAGCTTGGTGAAGCTGAGTTTTCTCACGACGGTAAATACATTGCAATATTAGGTGCCGAAGACAAGCACGATCCAGCCAAAGGCAGACTTTTCTTAGCCAATGCCGAAACTGGAAAAATCGAAGAATGGATCCCAAACTTTATGGGGCATATCGGTGACTTTGAATGGTCTAACCGTAAGAACACACTTAACTTCGTAGGCCATGTTGGTGCAGAAAGCTTTGTTGGACAAATTAAAGTTGGCTCAAACAAATACAAAAAAGTAGTAAAAGATGGCAAGCTTATCGCGGGTAAACTATCAATCTCAGACTCAGATAAAACCATAGCGCTCACTGCAAATACATCAAAACACCCTAATGAAGTGTATATGTTACGTTCAAAACGCACGACCCGCTTGTCAAACTCAAACGATTGGCTTGATAACAAACGCTTCGCAAAGCAAGAAGCACTGACATTTAAAGCCAGAGATGGCGTTGAGATCGGTGGTGTGCTTATTTACCCACTAGATTACCAAGCAGGTAAACGTTATCCACTGATCATGTCTGTTCATGGTGGTCCTGAATCTCATGATAAAAATGGCTGGCTAACAAGCTACTCAGATCCAGGTCAAATGGGTGCAGCACGTGGCTATGCGATATTCTACCCTAACTACCGTGGCTCAACCGGTAAAGGCGTAGATTACTCAAAATTAGGCCAAGGTGATTATGCGGGCAAGGAGTTCGATGATTTAGTCGACATGAAAAAATACCTCGTTGACCTTGGACTTGTAGATACTAAGAAAGTGGGCATTACCGGTGGCTCATATGGTGGCTATGCATCTGCTTGGGGCGCAACAAAACTAACAGAGCACTTCGCAGCAAGTGTTATGTTTGTTGGTGTTACCAACCAACTGTCAAAGTTTGGTACGACTGACATTTCAAATGAGATGTTTTTAGTGCACGCACGTTCTTACCCTTGGCAAAAATGGCAATGGTACCTTGAGCGCAGCCCTATTTACTGGGCAGGTCAATCAAAAACACCACTGTTGATTATGCATGGTAAAGATGACCCACGTGTTCATCCTGCACAGTCAATGGAATTGTACAGATATATGAAAGTACAAGGTAAAGACGTGCGTTTAATTTACTACCCAGGTGAGGGACACGGCAACCGTAAAGTTGCTGCGCAGTACGATTACAGCATTCGTCTTATGCGCTGGATGGATAACTACCTTATCCATGGCAACAAAGACATGCCTGACTACAAAATAGATCATGCTGCAAGGTTAAAAGCAGCGAAAGAAGCAAATAAATAA
- a CDS encoding TonB family protein produces MKHVRPIELIILILALFSTSSRADLFTATQYYQQQNYVKAYDEFYQLAQLGNGDAIYNLAVMSLHGQGTEKNLSISHAWFSIAAEYGIAEALRTAHIISSQYADQQVLDQALQQRKSQFGYQYLSDKYQPDFSKAKKHPQSSERTFDKQPDYPEQAARQGIEGWVWLEFDIDTTGVVKNITVIDDYPKNIFTSSLINAVKVWRYKPGKAKKNHSLIYHFTTYKGKEYKRTLAFQQQDYKAQIRRHIDAAEQGNALVQYYIANWLSSNEYNASRLLKYHWRDDNDYLTILLAAAKNNLPVAQYKLAVELLTNTHDKKQFDVALNWLKRSALHFSPAQYKLATLYGDKHSQLFAPYEATKWFKRSAPNDKRAAKALSLHLFKHPSDEENLSQWLTVALEQDENDPELLLLQAKLTHSTNKSKSIKIAQNALKQAKKRQWDTSQIEQFISKL; encoded by the coding sequence ATGAAGCATGTCAGGCCTATTGAACTAATCATATTAATTTTGGCGCTGTTCTCAACAAGCAGTCGTGCAGACCTTTTCACTGCAACACAGTATTACCAACAACAAAACTACGTCAAAGCCTACGACGAATTCTATCAACTTGCCCAACTCGGTAATGGCGACGCCATTTATAACTTAGCGGTGATGTCACTCCATGGCCAAGGTACAGAAAAAAACCTCTCAATTTCACATGCCTGGTTTTCAATCGCTGCCGAATATGGCATTGCAGAAGCACTCAGAACAGCGCATATTATTTCGTCTCAGTACGCAGACCAGCAGGTACTAGACCAAGCCCTACAACAAAGAAAAAGCCAATTTGGCTATCAATACCTCAGTGACAAGTACCAGCCAGACTTCAGCAAAGCAAAAAAACATCCACAATCATCCGAACGTACTTTTGATAAACAACCGGATTACCCAGAACAAGCAGCAAGGCAAGGGATAGAAGGCTGGGTTTGGCTTGAATTTGATATTGATACAACCGGCGTTGTTAAAAACATCACTGTTATTGATGATTACCCTAAGAATATCTTCACTTCATCTTTAATTAACGCCGTTAAAGTTTGGCGCTATAAGCCCGGCAAAGCCAAAAAGAATCACTCGCTTATTTACCATTTCACAACGTATAAAGGTAAAGAATACAAGCGTACTTTGGCTTTTCAGCAGCAAGATTATAAAGCTCAGATCAGGCGTCATATTGATGCAGCTGAGCAAGGTAACGCGCTTGTACAATATTACATCGCCAACTGGTTAAGCTCTAACGAATACAACGCCAGTCGACTACTAAAATACCACTGGCGAGATGACAATGACTACTTAACCATATTACTTGCAGCTGCGAAAAATAACCTGCCTGTTGCACAGTACAAGCTCGCCGTTGAGCTACTCACCAACACTCATGACAAAAAACAGTTTGATGTGGCATTAAACTGGCTAAAACGCAGTGCCCTTCATTTTTCGCCAGCCCAGTACAAATTAGCCACTTTATACGGTGATAAACATAGTCAACTCTTTGCACCCTATGAAGCAACAAAATGGTTTAAGCGTTCTGCACCTAACGATAAGAGAGCTGCAAAAGCGCTGAGTTTGCATTTATTCAAACACCCAAGTGATGAAGAAAATCTATCACAGTGGCTCACGGTGGCGCTTGAGCAGGATGAAAATGATCCTGAGTTACTGTTATTACAAGCAAAACTAACGCACAGCACGAATAAATCGAAGTCTATCAAAATAGCTCAGAACGCGCTTAAACAAGCAAAAAAAAGGCAATGGGACACAAGCCAGATTGAACAGTTTATTAGTAAACTATAA